Proteins encoded by one window of Panicum virgatum strain AP13 chromosome 7N, P.virgatum_v5, whole genome shotgun sequence:
- the LOC120683714 gene encoding probable E3 ubiquitin-protein ligase HIP1, whose amino-acid sequence MQHNRITMLSSSETCQLGSSSSNPAIDQQNLLPNNPTADEQILLPNALESESYPQYLLNSHEVEMPSGNLISQQNTSLSLWESAGSSSMGCLVDHANFFHAKREHLAPSLSIGGPLSIDRRRHEATCSLPSHNLNIDLNVNQADQFGSDDVDPVHSNGQSRTNTVSVHRGSSITDRIPHHGVSDAIGSSSRNADCFEGASGQEVHLLGSHHSTFKRKYIDGCHAESSANGSSRNRHQNNDILLPPPTTCESSTVPTATNFTVPYPPAEQLNQSTNIASSSNLSDHYSLYSDPHENELMRNTRMRISPGDYDQSLPNLLPEGSFRCSAYQPTQSSYIPVQPRKLSSSAGSHSRPHVPAVTQFSQNLHRPSSNVSLGSRIGSSSSSAGTGSSSRSAIQISASQDPSTSLMGSDYPEPLLLGSSLFNADSTNFLSASGSRTNQQNSGTSSGSMLRAAVNVGSQQVPGFNASQSSSTLRGSADMSRRSLISAGVSHSRSSSTTLQARGTSSTSHEVRSHQPGSSSRSQHYLRAGHPSIDRQNPGLDLQSFMQTIAASREGGRPISELRNVFDQIRQGRNARLEDLLLIDRSLIMRRANLIDRHRDMRLDVDNMSYEELLALGERIGYVNTGLSEEKIMSSLKQWKFAIRASEDPPACVEPCCICQEDYVEDEELGRLDCGHDFHTACIKQWLVIKNLCPICKKTALST is encoded by the exons ATGCAACATAATAGGATCACCATGCTGTCTTCCTCGGAAACTTGCCAGCTTGGTTCTAGTTCTAGCAATCCTGCCATCGATCAGCAGAATTTACTTCCCAACAACCCTACTGCAGATGAACAGATTTTGCTTCCAAATGCATTAGAGAGTGAGAGCTACCCACAATATTTGCTCAATAGTCATGAGGTGGAAATGCCAAGTGGAAACCTGATTAGTCAGCAAAATACAAGCTTGAGCTTGTGGGAATCAGCTGGATCTAGCTCTATGGGTTGCTTAGTTGATCATGCTAACTTTTTCCATGCCAAAAGGGAGCATCTTGCGCCTTCTCTGTCTATTGGAGGCCCACTAAGTATAGACAGGAGGAGACATGAAGCCACTTGTTCTTTGCCTTCACACAACTTAAACATAGACCTCAACGTTAATCAGGCTGATCAATTTGGCTCTGATGATGTTGACCCTGTACACAGTAATGGGCAATCAAGAACAAATACTGTTTCAGTCCACAGGGGCTCTTCCATTACTGATCGTATTCCACATCATGGAGTTTCTGATGCTATAGGAAGTTCTTCGCGGAATGCGGACTGTTTTGAGGGTGCATCAGGCCAAGAAGTTCATTTACTTGGCAGTCACCATTCAACCTTTAAGAGAAAGTATATTGATGGATGCCATGCAGAGTCTTCTGCCAATGGAAGCTCACGCAATCGTCACCAAAACAATGATATTCTGCTACCTCCTCCAACCACATGTGAAAGTTCAACTGTGCCAACTGCAACAAACTTTACTGTTCCATATCCTCCAGCGGAACAGCTAAACCAGAGTACTAATATTGCTTCAAGCTCTAATTTGTCTGATCATTATTCTTTGTATAGTGATCCACATGAAAACGAACTCATGCGAAATACACGGATGAGAATAAGCCCTGGTGATTATGATCAATCGCTGCCCAATCTATTACCTGAGGGGAGTTTCAGGTGCTCAGCTTATCAGCCTACACAGTCTTCATATATTCCAGTACAACCTAGAAAACTGAGCTCTTCTGCCGGTTCTCACAGTCGACCTCATGTGCCTGCTGTTACTCAATTTTCTCAAAATCTTCACCGTCCATCATCAAATGTTAGTCTTGGATCAAGAATTGGGAGTTCTTCCAGTTCTGCTGGTACTGGGAGTTCTTCCAGGTCTGCAATACAGATATCTGCTTCGCAAGATCCCAGTACTAGCTTGATGGGAAGTGATTATCCTGAGCCCCTTTTGTTAGGTTCTTCTTTGTTTAATGCTGATTCAACAAATTTCTTATCTGCTTCTGGAAGCAGAACCAACCAGCAAAATTCTGGCACCAGCTCTGGTTCCATGCTTAGAGCTGCTGTAAATGTGGGATCTCAACAAGTCCCTGGGTTCAATGCATCTCAGTCAAGTTCAACTTTAAGAGGTTCAGCTGATATGTCCAGGAGGTCCTTGATTTCTGCTGGTGTTTCTCATTCTAGAAGTTCAAGCACCACATTGCAGGCCCGCGGAACTTCATCCACATCACACGAGGTTCGGAGTCATCAGCCAGGATCAAGCTCTCGTTCCCAGCACTACTTAAGAGCAGGTCATCCCTCCATAGACAGGCAGAACCCTGGCTTGGACCTTCAGTCTTTTATGCAGACAATAGCTGCTTCAAGGGAAGGAGGCAGGCCAATATCTGAG CTCCGCAATGTTTTCGATCAGATTCGTCAGGGGAGAAATGCTAGACTTGAG GATTTGCTTCTCATTGATCGATCACTTATCATGAGGCGAGCTAATTTGATTGATAGACATCGGGATATGCGGCTTGATGTGGATAATATGTCCTATGAG GAATTGCTGGCACTTGGTGAACGTATTGGGTATGTAAACACAGGACTTAGTGAGGAGAAAATTATGAGTAGCTTGAAACAATGGAAATTTGCCATAAGAGCATCGGAGGATCCTCCCGCATGTGTTGAACCATGCTGCATTTGCCAG GAAGActatgtggaagatgaagagTTGGGCAGACTGGACTGTGGTCATGACTTCCACACTGCATGCATCAAACAATGGCTTGTTATAAAAAATCTTTGCCCAATCTGCAAAAAAACAGCACTGAGCACCTAA